Proteins co-encoded in one Accipiter gentilis chromosome 33, bAccGen1.1, whole genome shotgun sequence genomic window:
- the NTAN1 gene encoding protein N-terminal asparagine amidohydrolase isoform X1 encodes MPLLINGERIDLARPTGDMIRAYPHLEEKAKLLRSQPAQIVEPKGLLYVQQREFAVTTPKDGSVSILGSDDATTCHIVVLRHTGSGATCLTHCDGSDTEAEVSLIMSSVKSFSNTTGYGRLEVHLVGGFNDDRQLSQKLTNQLLRAFDLQPDDVHLVTFCVTELNDREEKDIHFPIIYGIAVNVKTAEIFPATFPEKGPDEDLRSAHVLTGATLTNIYDAKMEQLHIGPYFWRPFPHVDFWLEQDDKQILQNLSTSPLAEPPHFVSHIRSTLTFLKEHPFPSRSLFPDRKPRIYKKNEEGLWEQVCSDKI; translated from the exons ATGCCGCTGCTGATTAACGGGGAGCGGATCGACCTGGCCCGGCCCACGGGGGACATGATCCGCGCCTACCCGCACCTCGAG GAAAAGGCAAAACTTCTGAGAAGTCAGCCTGCTCAAATTGTGGAACCCAAAGGTCTTCTATATGTCCAGCAGAGAGAGTTTGCGGTAACTACCCCTAAAGATG GTTCTGTTTCCATTCTCGGATCAGATGATGCAACTACCTGCCACATAGTTGTGCTCCGACACACAG GCAGTGGAGCTACCTGCTTGACACACTGCGATGGATCAGACACAGAAGCTGAGGTGTCGCTCATCATGAGTTCAGTAAAGTCTTTCTCTAACACCACAGGATACGGAAG GCTGGAAGTGCACCTAGTTGGAGGTTTCAATGATGATAGGCAGTTATCACAAAAACTTACTAATCAGCTTCTTA GAGCATTTGATCTCCAACCAGATGATGTTCATTTGGTGACTTTCTGCGTAACAG aactaaatgacagagaagaaaaggacaTTCACTTTCCAATCATTTATGGAATAG CTGTGAATGTTAAAACAGCAGAGATCTTCCCTGCAACCTTCCCAGAAAAAGGGCCGGATGAGGATTTGCGTTCAGCCCATGTTTTAACAGGAGCAACA CTGACTAACATTTATGATGCAAAGATGGAACAACTACATATTGGGCCTTATTTCTGGAGGCCTTTCCCACATGTGGATTTCTGGTTGGAACAAGATGATAAGCAGATTTTACAG AATCTTTCCACATCGCCCCTGGCTGAGCCACCCCACTTTGTTTCTCACATTAGATctacattaacatttttaaaagaacatccATTTCCATCTCGCTCCCTGTTTCCTGACAGGAAACCTCGCAtctacaaaaaaaatgaagaagggtTGTGGGAACAGGTTTGTTCTGATAAGATCTAA
- the LOC126034142 gene encoding transmembrane protein 238-like gives MAAPGGLGRCVAAFWLALAFDALGLAVLLAGVFADVFFSDLLIYAGGIGIFLSLVWWVFWYAGNLEVPPEELRDDVGLAPPKGRGDSLLRGLVHGLSLRLSSAFAPSPRPRAAAAADLELQRAGGPRGRPAAPSRIC, from the exons atGGCGGCCCCCGGCGGGCTGGGCCGCTGCGTGGCCGCCTTCTGGCTGGCGCTGGCCTTCGACGCGCTGGGCCTGGCGGTGCTGCTGGCCGGCGTGTTCGCCGACGTGTTCTTCTCCGACCTGCTCATCTACGCGGGCGGCATCGGCATCTTCCTCAGCCTCGTCTGGTGGGTGTTCTGGTACGCGGGCAACCTGGAGGTGCCGCCGGAGGAGCTCCGCGACGACGTGGGGCTGGCGCCGCCCAAGGGTCGCGGGGACAGCCTGCTGCGGGGGCTGGTGCACGGCCTCAGCCTCCGCCTCTCCTCCGCCTTCGCCCCCTCGCCgcgcccccgcgccgccgccgccgccgacctGGAGCTCCAGCGCGCCGGGGgcccgcggggccgccccgccgcccccagcaG GATCTGTTGA
- the NTAN1 gene encoding protein N-terminal asparagine amidohydrolase isoform X2 — protein MTWRIRSEKEKAKLLRSQPAQIVEPKGLLYVQQREFAVTTPKDGSVSILGSDDATTCHIVVLRHTGSGATCLTHCDGSDTEAEVSLIMSSVKSFSNTTGYGRLEVHLVGGFNDDRQLSQKLTNQLLRAFDLQPDDVHLVTFCVTELNDREEKDIHFPIIYGIAVNVKTAEIFPATFPEKGPDEDLRSAHVLTGATLTNIYDAKMEQLHIGPYFWRPFPHVDFWLEQDDKQILQNLSTSPLAEPPHFVSHIRSTLTFLKEHPFPSRSLFPDRKPRIYKKNEEGLWEQVCSDKI, from the exons ATGACGTGGAGAATCAGAAGTGAAAAG GAAAAGGCAAAACTTCTGAGAAGTCAGCCTGCTCAAATTGTGGAACCCAAAGGTCTTCTATATGTCCAGCAGAGAGAGTTTGCGGTAACTACCCCTAAAGATG GTTCTGTTTCCATTCTCGGATCAGATGATGCAACTACCTGCCACATAGTTGTGCTCCGACACACAG GCAGTGGAGCTACCTGCTTGACACACTGCGATGGATCAGACACAGAAGCTGAGGTGTCGCTCATCATGAGTTCAGTAAAGTCTTTCTCTAACACCACAGGATACGGAAG GCTGGAAGTGCACCTAGTTGGAGGTTTCAATGATGATAGGCAGTTATCACAAAAACTTACTAATCAGCTTCTTA GAGCATTTGATCTCCAACCAGATGATGTTCATTTGGTGACTTTCTGCGTAACAG aactaaatgacagagaagaaaaggacaTTCACTTTCCAATCATTTATGGAATAG CTGTGAATGTTAAAACAGCAGAGATCTTCCCTGCAACCTTCCCAGAAAAAGGGCCGGATGAGGATTTGCGTTCAGCCCATGTTTTAACAGGAGCAACA CTGACTAACATTTATGATGCAAAGATGGAACAACTACATATTGGGCCTTATTTCTGGAGGCCTTTCCCACATGTGGATTTCTGGTTGGAACAAGATGATAAGCAGATTTTACAG AATCTTTCCACATCGCCCCTGGCTGAGCCACCCCACTTTGTTTCTCACATTAGATctacattaacatttttaaaagaacatccATTTCCATCTCGCTCCCTGTTTCCTGACAGGAAACCTCGCAtctacaaaaaaaatgaagaagggtTGTGGGAACAGGTTTGTTCTGATAAGATCTAA
- the RRN3 gene encoding RNA polymerase I-specific transcription initiation factor RRN3, protein MLGGDEFISSPPRKTVRFGGTLTDILLKYDKGETTDFELLKHQLSDPDIKDAQIINWLHEFRASVAYLTKELEQLVNILLKLPWLRRSREVVEEYLGFLGNLVSAQTVHLRPCLRMIVSHFVPPRITIREDDVDISDSDDDDENLSENFNTCHRALQTVARYVPSTPQFLMPILVENFPFINKSERTLECYVHNLLRVTVYLPTLRLQILELIIEKLLKLDVSTPQQDIEDAEETANNSDSEEKSTEEGLFDMEEDEERKGNKVVSSSSDRMAHPLAERLDILMTILFSYIKDVCHVDGKLDINNTKDLYRDLVSVFDKLILPTHASCHIQYFMFYICSFKLGLAEAFLDHLWKKLHDPNNPSVIRQTAGSYIGSFLARAKFIPVVTVKACLDLLVNWMHKYIDNQDTGANAYCDVALHGPFYSTCQAVFYTLIFRHKQLLDGSLRKGLSYLQSLNFERIVMCQLNPLKICIPSVVNLFAAITRKYQLVFCYTIIERNNRQFIPVVRSGTGGDLVQTCTNPLDSFFPFDPYMLKRSKKTIDPLYQFWEELSAEDLENLKKPIKKGTSEDEDDDFLKGETPQNDGVVGIAPNSYESNTRSPVSSIGSPPDCYMPYPQ, encoded by the exons ATGCTGGGAGGGGACGAGTTCATCAGCTCCCCGCCCAGGAAGACGGTGCGGTTCGGGGGGACTCTGACGGATATCTTGCTGAAGTACGACAAG GGCGAGACCACGGATTTTGAGTTGTTAAAGCATCAGCTGTCAGATCCAGACATAAAG gaTGCCCAGATCATTAATTGGCTGCATGAATTTCGAGCTTCTGTTGCTTATTTGACCAAAGAGCTTGAACAACTGGTCAACATTTTGCTG AAGCTGCCATGGTTGAGAAGAAGCCGAGAGGTAGTGGAAGAATATCTGGGTTTTCTTGGCAATCTGGTGTCAGCACAAACGGTCCATCTTAGGCCATGCCTCCGGATGATTGTATCACATTTTGTCCCCC CTCGAATAACTATCAGAGAAGATGATGTGGATATTTCAGattctgatgatgatgatgaaa accTTTCTGAAAACTTTAATACATGCCATAGAGCATTGCAAACTGTTGCAAGATATGTTCCTTC GACACCACAATTTCTCATGCCAATACTTGTTGAAAACTTTCCTTTCATTAATAAATCAGAAAGAACTCTG GAATGTTATGTTCATAACCTGCTACGAGTTACGGTGTACCTTCCAACTCTGAGGCTTCAAATTCTGGAGCTTATTATTGAAAAGCTGTTAAAGTTGGAT GTTAGTACTCCACAGCAAGATATTGAAGACGCTGAAGAAACTGCTAATAACTCTGATAGTGAGGAAAAATCTACAGAGGAGGGACTTTTTGACATG gaagaagatgaagaaagaaaaggaaacaaagttgtCTCTTCCAGTAGTGATAGAATGGCTCATCCACTTGCTGAGCGCCTTGATATTTTGATGACTATCCTGTTTTCCTATATTAAAGATGTTTGCCACGTGGATG GCAAGCTTGATATCAACAACACAAAGGATTTGTATCGGGATCTGGTTTCTGTTTTTGACAAGCTCATTTTACCAACCCATGCTTCATGTCACATACAGTATTTTATGTTTTACATCTGTAGCTTTAAATTG GGGTTGGCCGAGGCATTTTTAGACCATCTTTGGAAAAAACTGCATGATCCAAACAATCCTTCAGTGATCAGGCAGACTGCTGGGAGTTATATTGGCAGCTTCTTGGCAAGAGCTAAATTCATTCCAGTTGT TACAGTAAAAGCATGCCTGGATCTTCTGGTGAACTGGATGCATAAATACATTGATAATCAAGATACAGGGGCTAACGCTTACTGTGATGTAGCTCTCCATGGGCCATTTTATTCTACATGTCAGGCGGTGTTCTATACACTTATTTTCCGTCATAAGCAACTTCTGGATGGAAGCTTAAGGAAAG GTCTGTCATATCTGCAGAGTTTAAATTTTGAGCGCATTGTCATGTGTCAGCTAAACCCCCTGAAGATTTGTATACcctctgttgtgaacttgtttgctGCCATTACCAG gaaataccaGTTGGTGTTCTGCTACACAATTATTGAAAGGAACAATAGGCAGTTTATACCAGTTGTTCGGAGTGGCACTGGGGGTGACCTTGTGCAGACATGCACTAACCCGCTTGACAGTTTCTTCCCCTTTGATCCATACATGCTCAAAAG ATCAAAGAAGACCATTGATCCTCTTTATCAGTTTTGGGAAGAGCTGAGTGCTGAAGACCTTGAGAATCTGAAGAAACCCATTAAAAAG GGTACTTctgaagatgaagatgatgacTTTTTGAAAGGAGAAACCCCTCAAAACGATGGTGTGGTTGGAATTGCTCCAAATTCTTATGAGTCAAATACCCGGAGCCCAGTGAGCAGCATTGGCTCCCCTCCAGACTGTTACATGCCATACCCTCAATGA